From a region of the Fibrobacter sp. genome:
- a CDS encoding ABC transporter permease, giving the protein MSPFVLMKIALKALFRNRMRTFLSVLGIVIGVAAVIAMVAMGEGSKQSIKDQMTSMGTNAIIIMPNRDRRGGVQTESAVSLEEADVIALREEAQYIDAVSPMITAGGQAIAGNNNSPTALSGISSDYLKIRNYEIDEGVMFDDNADRMAKVCVIGQTVVKNLFPEGNPLGKTIRYKSIPLKVIGTLKGKGGGDFGQDQDDVIFAPYQTVMKRFNATTEIRQIFANTIGEGYAEQATEEIMGILKERRQWTRPTDPFRIFTQEEMITMMTNTSDMLSLVLTVIAGISLFVGGIGIMNIMYVSVTERTKEIGLRMAIGARGRDILLQFLFESVAISLLGGLIGIALGIGASQAVKSILNWPMSVSLTSVVVSFGVCFMTGVFFGWYPARKASRLDPIEALRFE; this is encoded by the coding sequence ATGAGTCCGTTTGTCCTGATGAAAATTGCGTTGAAGGCTTTGTTCCGCAACCGCATGCGGACCTTCCTTTCGGTGTTAGGCATCGTCATCGGTGTGGCAGCCGTCATCGCCATGGTGGCCATGGGCGAAGGCTCCAAGCAGTCCATCAAGGACCAGATGACATCCATGGGCACCAACGCCATCATCATCATGCCGAACCGGGACCGTCGTGGCGGCGTCCAGACGGAATCGGCTGTTTCCCTGGAAGAGGCCGACGTCATCGCCCTTCGGGAAGAGGCGCAGTACATCGATGCAGTGTCCCCCATGATTACCGCCGGCGGGCAAGCCATTGCAGGGAACAACAACTCCCCCACGGCCCTTAGCGGCATTTCGTCGGACTATCTCAAAATCCGTAATTACGAAATCGACGAAGGCGTCATGTTTGACGACAACGCCGACCGTATGGCAAAAGTCTGCGTCATCGGACAGACCGTTGTCAAGAACCTGTTCCCCGAAGGCAACCCTCTGGGAAAAACCATCAGGTACAAGAGCATCCCGCTGAAAGTCATCGGCACCCTTAAAGGCAAGGGCGGCGGCGACTTCGGGCAGGACCAGGACGACGTCATCTTCGCTCCCTACCAGACGGTGATGAAACGCTTTAACGCCACCACGGAAATCCGCCAGATTTTTGCAAACACCATCGGCGAAGGCTATGCGGAACAGGCTACCGAAGAAATCATGGGCATCCTGAAGGAACGCCGCCAATGGACTCGTCCTACGGACCCCTTCCGCATCTTCACCCAGGAAGAAATGATCACAATGATGACCAACACTTCCGATATGTTGTCCTTAGTCCTTACGGTAATTGCAGGCATCAGCTTGTTTGTTGGCGGTATCGGCATCATGAACATCATGTATGTCTCCGTTACGGAACGCACCAAGGAAATCGGGCTACGCATGGCCATCGGTGCCCGGGGTCGCGACATTCTCCTGCAGTTCCTTTTTGAATCCGTTGCCATCAGCCTGCTGGGCGGCCTCATCGGAATCGCCCTGGGCATCGGCGCCTCCCAGGCGGTAAAGTCCATTCTAAACTGGCCCATGAGCGTGTCACTGACAAGCGTCGTGGTCAGCTTTGGCGTCTGCTTCATGACAGGCGTTTTCTTCGGATGGTATCCCGCCCGAAAGGCCAGCCGACTGGATCCTATCGAAGCATTGAGATTTGAATAA